Proteins encoded together in one Streptomyces sp. B1I3 window:
- a CDS encoding transcriptional regulator: protein MADFLPAGDPLSPLSARTGRRIGSGQVADLAQRVHGLRLADDVVYGKDLIGPALRELRAAVRLHREGVHTDEVGRDLLRAIGELAQIAGWVASDAGEHTEAERIYRLGMSAAQAAGDGVLSGNVAGSLAYQWSNTGHTADAVGLARAALEGAGSNAPPKARALYLDRVAWAHTRAGQDRPAMTALGEAAEALAEDSAGTESPSYLYWMDAGELQVMEARVYTELRRPLRAVPLLTDVLGRYDASHSRELALYLSWLAVAYADANEPEAAAGTASRMLALGQSGSERTAERTRIVLDRLRAFREVPEVADLLAS from the coding sequence GTGGCCGACTTCCTGCCCGCGGGCGACCCGCTGTCCCCGCTCAGTGCCCGTACGGGCCGCCGGATCGGCTCCGGGCAGGTGGCCGACCTGGCCCAGCGGGTTCACGGCCTACGGTTGGCCGACGACGTGGTGTACGGCAAGGACCTGATCGGCCCCGCCCTGCGCGAGCTGCGAGCGGCGGTGAGGCTGCACCGCGAGGGTGTGCACACCGACGAAGTGGGACGCGACCTTCTGCGGGCCATCGGCGAGTTGGCGCAGATCGCCGGATGGGTCGCCTCCGACGCCGGGGAGCATACCGAGGCGGAACGCATCTACCGACTCGGTATGAGCGCCGCGCAGGCCGCCGGGGACGGAGTGCTGTCCGGAAACGTGGCAGGCTCGCTGGCCTACCAGTGGAGCAACACCGGGCACACTGCGGACGCGGTAGGACTGGCCCGCGCCGCGCTGGAGGGCGCCGGTTCGAACGCCCCGCCGAAGGCTCGCGCGCTGTACCTGGACCGTGTGGCCTGGGCGCATACCCGGGCCGGGCAGGACCGCCCGGCGATGACCGCCCTGGGAGAAGCGGCCGAGGCCCTGGCCGAGGACTCGGCTGGCACCGAATCGCCGTCGTACCTGTACTGGATGGACGCCGGGGAGTTGCAGGTCATGGAGGCCCGCGTCTATACCGAGCTGCGGCGGCCCCTGCGCGCCGTACCTCTGCTGACGGACGTACTCGGCCGCTACGACGCCAGTCACTCAAGGGAGTTGGCGCTGTACCTTTCGTGGCTGGCTGTGGCCTACGCCGACGCCAACGAGCCCGAGGCAGCAGCCGGGACAGCGAGCCGCATGCTCGCACTCGGGCAGAGCGGCAGCGAACGAACAGCAGAGCGCACACGGATCGTGCTGGACCGCCTGCGGGCTTTTCGAGAGGTGCCCGAAGTCGCCGACCTGCTGGCGTCCTGA
- a CDS encoding SUKH-3 domain-containing protein translates to MSELSEESERVLLLAGWTPGRCVDTSAWRARLEDSGFVMHETAESFLSEFGGLSFEYGGDGISRAREAFELDPLLGLGEDDRFAEWGELIGVTLFPIGALDQGRYFLGLDEAGTIYLVADWLAQFGVGLNGVESLILGVAPEVLYNCYPKS, encoded by the coding sequence GTGAGTGAGCTATCCGAAGAGTCGGAGCGGGTACTCCTGCTCGCAGGTTGGACACCTGGCCGGTGCGTTGATACATCGGCCTGGCGTGCCCGCCTGGAGGATTCTGGATTCGTCATGCACGAGACAGCCGAGAGCTTCCTCTCTGAATTTGGTGGCCTGTCTTTCGAGTACGGCGGTGATGGGATTTCGCGGGCGCGAGAAGCCTTCGAACTTGATCCACTGCTCGGACTCGGCGAGGATGACAGATTCGCTGAGTGGGGTGAATTGATCGGGGTGACACTGTTCCCGATTGGCGCACTCGATCAGGGCAGGTACTTTCTCGGCCTCGATGAAGCGGGGACGATCTACCTTGTAGCCGATTGGCTGGCGCAGTTCGGTGTCGGCCTCAACGGGGTGGAAAGTCTCATCCTGGGCGTTGCGCCAGAAGTGCTCTACAATTGCTATCCGAAATCTTGA
- a CDS encoding SUKH-3 domain-containing protein codes for MLRQALAAAGNAEVREVDVEAACVAYTQAGYEVTRKLREFLESYGEIVMGRTAPGTGEELVLTISVEEAMGVFPPNVRSYSRRLGMPVVPIGTALVTEENVLLAENGDIIFAGDAGMQRVGNGFAAAVQAFMSGTWDKTFF; via the coding sequence GTGCTCCGCCAGGCGTTGGCGGCGGCAGGGAACGCCGAGGTCCGTGAGGTCGACGTCGAGGCGGCTTGTGTGGCCTACACGCAAGCCGGCTACGAGGTCACCCGTAAACTCCGGGAGTTCTTGGAGAGCTACGGCGAGATCGTCATGGGTCGGACAGCACCGGGAACGGGCGAGGAGCTTGTCCTGACGATCTCCGTCGAGGAAGCGATGGGCGTCTTTCCGCCGAACGTCCGCAGTTACTCCCGTCGGCTCGGTATGCCGGTGGTGCCGATCGGCACCGCCCTGGTCACGGAAGAGAACGTACTGCTCGCCGAGAACGGCGACATAATCTTCGCCGGGGATGCCGGGATGCAGCGTGTCGGAAACGGGTTCGCCGCGGCGGTGCAGGCGTTCATGTCCGGCACCTGGGACAAGACGTTCTTCTGA
- a CDS encoding suppressor of fused domain protein, translating to MAALLDHLEARLGRLVGAWSVRDGAPEGASEVGYFTGGAFEGVQSYATTTLYRTHLVSPTTGEPQHLVLLGCGRPLAGDEHGPFPGVLEWVAERLATTGQAILRGEVVPLPMPLGPGGSMTALYAALPVYFDDSFFSVTLENGTHVSVIWLVPLHGAEAEYVAKNGWPAFEEELTKQDPDLFDLGRPQMSL from the coding sequence GTGGCTGCTCTGCTCGACCATCTGGAAGCACGACTGGGTCGACTCGTCGGAGCGTGGTCGGTCAGGGACGGCGCCCCCGAAGGCGCGTCGGAGGTGGGGTACTTCACCGGCGGCGCCTTCGAGGGCGTGCAGTCCTACGCGACCACCACTCTCTACCGGACGCACCTGGTCTCTCCCACCACCGGGGAGCCTCAGCACTTGGTGCTGCTCGGTTGCGGCCGCCCCCTGGCCGGGGACGAGCACGGTCCGTTTCCGGGCGTGCTGGAGTGGGTGGCGGAGCGCCTGGCGACGACCGGGCAGGCGATCCTCCGCGGGGAGGTCGTGCCGCTGCCGATGCCGTTGGGCCCGGGTGGTTCCATGACCGCGCTGTACGCGGCCCTGCCGGTCTACTTCGACGACAGCTTCTTCTCCGTCACGCTGGAGAACGGGACGCACGTGTCCGTGATCTGGCTGGTGCCGCTCCATGGCGCCGAGGCGGAGTACGTGGCGAAGAACGGCTGGCCGGCTTTCGAGGAGGAACTGACGAAGCAGGATCCTGATCTGTTCGATCTAGGACGCCCGCAGATGAGTCTTTGA
- a CDS encoding HEAT repeat domain-containing protein, producing the protein MTLTLEEAVIQLSDKASAKRRSAARRLHQLAEEAAGPALLHALRREIGDRRTWETQYEMVMALGACGYRSAVGFLTELAQRPTDDTALHIALGNSIMRLRSPHEGFGAPLRWCLDHGDPSLLDGALRAVAESRAALDAETVDRVLDVLDPLNPYDGLRFWAAVAAAEWPGDRVRTFLESCAAGPRKDVADAAATSLERRYQG; encoded by the coding sequence ATGACACTGACCCTGGAAGAAGCCGTCATTCAACTGAGCGACAAGGCATCGGCAAAACGCCGTTCGGCCGCGAGGCGCCTACATCAACTGGCCGAAGAAGCGGCGGGGCCAGCACTGCTCCATGCGCTCCGGCGCGAAATCGGCGACCGCCGCACCTGGGAGACCCAGTACGAGATGGTCATGGCTCTTGGAGCGTGTGGTTACCGGTCCGCCGTCGGGTTCCTGACCGAACTGGCTCAGCGACCCACCGATGACACCGCACTGCACATTGCCCTGGGGAACTCGATCATGCGGCTGCGAAGCCCTCACGAAGGCTTCGGAGCCCCACTGCGATGGTGCCTGGATCATGGAGATCCATCGCTTCTCGACGGCGCCCTTCGCGCCGTCGCCGAATCGCGAGCGGCCCTGGACGCCGAAACCGTTGACCGCGTCCTGGACGTCCTCGATCCGCTGAACCCCTATGACGGACTGCGTTTCTGGGCCGCGGTCGCTGCCGCGGAGTGGCCCGGTGACCGAGTCCGCACGTTCCTGGAGTCCTGTGCGGCCGGTCCCCGGAAGGACGTGGCCGACGCTGCGGCCACGTCCCTGGAGCGCCGGTATCAGGGCTGA
- a CDS encoding DUF1963 domain-containing protein has product MAPETTLSALREFCAERLGAELAARFVALARPGFALTAAGPGEAAGHSRFGGRALLEPGTPWPAFEGFPLSLLAILDTDALAPWLGDLLPAGTGLLNFFYLDSDSEQCDPAAFKLAAKFFGNEPQVGRVIAARSAHAVETTPPARSSAFAPVSWVASPGFAFPDPWDRAYDTLELGPEADDMARLMPGMYIEDLLTEWSQRPGALGSEDIAFGWPEFPTGSSPWMPDGEDPNLHHHLLQLSSRNEWHLGGDGGWMHWSTPTEALRAGDFSRAIPTPDIW; this is encoded by the coding sequence ATGGCCCCTGAGACCACGCTCTCCGCCCTGCGCGAGTTCTGCGCCGAACGTCTCGGCGCAGAACTCGCCGCCCGCTTCGTCGCCCTCGCCCGGCCCGGTTTCGCGCTCACCGCAGCCGGGCCGGGCGAGGCTGCCGGGCACAGCCGATTCGGCGGCCGGGCGCTACTCGAACCAGGTACGCCCTGGCCGGCCTTCGAGGGCTTTCCGCTGAGCCTGCTCGCCATCCTCGACACCGATGCCTTGGCCCCCTGGCTCGGTGACCTCCTCCCAGCCGGGACAGGCCTGCTCAACTTTTTCTACCTCGACAGCGACTCCGAGCAGTGCGACCCCGCCGCCTTCAAGCTGGCGGCCAAGTTCTTCGGAAACGAACCACAGGTGGGAAGGGTGATCGCGGCACGCTCCGCGCACGCCGTCGAGACAACTCCGCCCGCTCGGTCGAGCGCCTTCGCGCCGGTCTCGTGGGTGGCATCACCCGGGTTCGCCTTCCCCGATCCCTGGGACCGGGCCTATGACACCCTCGAACTGGGACCCGAGGCCGACGACATGGCCAGGCTCATGCCCGGCATGTACATAGAGGACCTACTCACCGAGTGGTCGCAACGACCTGGCGCGCTCGGCTCCGAGGACATCGCCTTCGGCTGGCCGGAATTCCCGACGGGATCCTCGCCGTGGATGCCGGACGGCGAAGACCCGAACCTTCACCACCACCTGCTCCAACTGTCCTCACGGAACGAGTGGCACCTCGGCGGCGACGGCGGCTGGATGCACTGGTCGACCCCCACCGAGGCGCTGCGGGCTGGCGACTTCAGCCGGGCGATCCCGACCCCGGACATCTGGTGA
- a CDS encoding SurA N-terminal domain-containing protein, whose translation MHRRRRTALALSAATLVAAPLLSACGSEGHPGAAAMVGGDRIDVSTVQAQTADVRDAQQTSAQSAQLVKSSGQLSRVKLSGLIFGRVLDRAAKDAGVSVSRKEIQQTRTAAAAQTGGDEGLRSMMLEQRWVAPGQIDDSLRQEVQLPKLAQALGADLQSPAGVQKVGQALTKASKALHIDINPRYGTWDDEKVQLSTYKVPWITQVTTFPNPQPETSA comes from the coding sequence TTGCACCGCCGACGTCGCACCGCGCTCGCCCTGTCCGCCGCAACGCTCGTCGCGGCGCCCCTTCTCTCCGCCTGCGGTAGCGAGGGCCACCCCGGTGCCGCGGCCATGGTCGGTGGCGACCGTATCGATGTGTCCACCGTCCAGGCGCAGACGGCGGACGTACGTGACGCTCAGCAGACCTCGGCCCAGTCCGCCCAGCTGGTGAAGTCGTCCGGGCAGCTCAGCCGGGTCAAACTCTCCGGCCTCATCTTCGGCCGGGTACTGGACCGTGCCGCGAAGGACGCCGGAGTGAGCGTCAGCCGCAAGGAGATCCAGCAGACCCGCACTGCGGCAGCCGCACAGACCGGCGGGGACGAGGGCCTGCGGAGCATGATGCTGGAGCAGCGCTGGGTCGCGCCCGGGCAGATCGACGACAGTCTCCGCCAGGAGGTGCAGCTCCCGAAGCTGGCGCAGGCGCTCGGGGCCGACCTGCAGAGCCCGGCCGGCGTGCAGAAGGTGGGGCAGGCACTCACCAAGGCGTCGAAGGCCCTGCACATCGACATCAATCCGCGCTACGGCACCTGGGACGACGAGAAGGTCCAGCTCAGCACGTACAAGGTTCCGTGGATCACTCAGGTCACCACCTTCCCGAACCCGCAGCCCGAGACGAGCGCCTGA
- a CDS encoding nucleoside triphosphate pyrophosphohydrolase has translation MNAEASGRIVLLTASHRVAPGLLSWPAWQTLHAADRVLCAEADHPQLPYLREAGVAVEHTAPSAEELVDACAGGRTVVVLVGGEGNQPLTDGLARLGGSGRVQMPDLELLPGSYDLPGARLLDLVQVMDRIRLECPWSSQKTHKGLAKYAIEEAYELVEAIEDGDRDELREELGDVLLQVVFHARIAQEDPDEPFAIDDVAGTIVEKLIHRHPHVFGDETAETPEDVHAHWLRTKAIEKQRDSVTDGVPLGQPGLALAAKLAGRVRTAGLDVALPEGDGIGYRLLALAVRAEQDGSDPEAALRAAARTYRDAIRAAEGHGAAADTVEG, from the coding sequence GTGAACGCTGAAGCATCCGGCCGCATCGTCCTGCTCACCGCCAGCCACCGGGTCGCGCCGGGGCTGCTGTCCTGGCCCGCCTGGCAGACGTTGCACGCCGCCGACCGCGTGCTGTGTGCCGAGGCGGACCACCCGCAGCTCCCGTACCTGAGGGAGGCAGGGGTCGCCGTCGAGCACACGGCGCCCTCGGCCGAGGAGCTCGTGGACGCCTGCGCGGGCGGGCGGACCGTGGTGGTGCTGGTGGGCGGCGAGGGCAATCAGCCGCTCACCGACGGGCTGGCCCGGCTCGGTGGTTCCGGCCGGGTGCAGATGCCGGACCTGGAGCTCCTGCCCGGTTCCTACGACCTGCCGGGAGCGCGCCTCCTCGATCTGGTGCAGGTCATGGACCGGATCAGGCTCGAATGCCCGTGGTCCTCGCAGAAGACGCACAAGGGCCTCGCGAAGTACGCCATCGAGGAGGCGTACGAGCTGGTCGAGGCGATCGAGGACGGCGACCGGGACGAGCTGCGCGAGGAGCTCGGGGACGTACTGCTCCAAGTGGTCTTCCACGCCCGGATCGCCCAGGAGGACCCGGACGAGCCGTTCGCGATCGACGATGTGGCAGGCACGATCGTGGAGAAGCTGATCCACCGCCATCCGCACGTCTTCGGTGACGAGACCGCCGAGACCCCGGAGGACGTGCACGCCCACTGGCTGCGGACCAAGGCGATCGAGAAGCAGCGTGACTCGGTCACCGACGGGGTGCCGCTCGGCCAGCCCGGCCTGGCCCTCGCGGCGAAGCTGGCCGGCCGGGTGCGTACCGCCGGGCTGGACGTGGCGCTCCCCGAGGGCGACGGCATCGGCTACCGGCTCCTCGCCCTCGCGGTGCGGGCAGAACAGGACGGCAGCGACCCGGAGGCCGCGCTGCGGGCCGCCGCGCGTACCTACCGGGACGCGATCCGGGCGGCGGAGGGCCACGGGGCGGCTGCGGATACCGTCGAGGGGTGA